One region of Nitrospirota bacterium genomic DNA includes:
- the pilQ gene encoding type IV pilus secretin PilQ, with product MIRRAVFLFLIFPVLILSGCATTGGPGAGSKGLQAVHATGVEVRDNAVELTMDGDFPSSYTVYKPDDPFTVVVDMPGVQMGKAPAETQSEKKGISEVRLSEVQEPSRHLRMEVLLTEPAELLPRKEGNALVLAVAGTEPGPEQMMGASSSGETPEDPATAITDISFRVSEKTLKLIIKGNGRLESQIFTLDDRIIVDIPDVAMEASIPDKVLKPVTAIRTGAYDGKTRIVVEVEEGTEFAAKGGDGAVVLAIPLKVQLPEAEITEAEELAAPPPEQEKEAPKPLHREYTGKLISLDFQDADIVPIFRFIGDVAGVNVVIHPSVKGKITLKLLNVPWDQALDIVLEISNLGKSFEDNILKIAPNEVFTKQKEEEARLKGARVKAARLVQHAIHLKHIDANDLEKRLQESKALSPRGTVRIDERTNTLIVNDTEENIKDILEREVPFWDTPEHGVLQVMIEAKIVEVSTNTTRQLGIRWGGSFDESALGFTSNPTQVDFSVNTPVRAAGPAAVAPGSIISVGYTDTVSVNLSLEALETVSKVRNLANPKVLTIDKQPASIKQGVQIPFSTVSSEGTKTEFQEATLSLEVTPEIQPNGILKLQVMAKNDRPQQVADQTGINKQEIKTQALVKDGETLVLGGIYTSTEEEQIDQVPILGRIPLLGWLFKVKRTNVNPRELLIFITPKIVGDG from the coding sequence ATGATCAGGAGAGCCGTTTTCCTTTTTCTCATATTCCCAGTCCTCATCCTCTCGGGGTGCGCCACCACCGGGGGTCCGGGAGCCGGGTCGAAGGGGCTGCAGGCCGTCCACGCAACCGGCGTCGAGGTGCGCGACAACGCCGTCGAGCTGACCATGGACGGCGACTTCCCCTCATCGTACACCGTCTATAAGCCCGACGACCCCTTCACCGTCGTGGTGGACATGCCCGGTGTGCAGATGGGCAAGGCGCCCGCGGAGACGCAGTCCGAAAAGAAGGGCATCTCGGAGGTCCGGCTCTCCGAGGTCCAGGAGCCGTCCCGGCATCTGAGGATGGAGGTGCTCCTCACCGAGCCCGCCGAGCTTCTGCCCCGGAAGGAGGGCAACGCCCTTGTTCTGGCGGTGGCCGGCACTGAACCCGGTCCCGAGCAGATGATGGGCGCCTCGTCCTCCGGCGAGACCCCGGAGGACCCGGCCACGGCCATAACGGACATCTCCTTCAGGGTTTCGGAGAAGACGCTGAAGCTCATCATCAAGGGCAACGGAAGGCTGGAGTCACAGATATTCACCCTGGACGACCGGATAATCGTGGACATCCCGGATGTCGCCATGGAGGCGTCCATTCCCGATAAGGTGCTCAAGCCCGTCACGGCCATCCGCACCGGGGCGTACGACGGCAAGACGCGCATCGTCGTGGAGGTGGAGGAAGGGACGGAGTTCGCGGCCAAGGGAGGCGACGGGGCCGTGGTACTGGCCATCCCCCTGAAGGTCCAGCTGCCGGAGGCCGAAATCACGGAGGCCGAGGAGCTCGCCGCGCCTCCGCCCGAGCAGGAGAAGGAGGCGCCCAAGCCGCTGCACCGGGAGTACACGGGCAAGCTCATTTCCCTGGATTTCCAGGATGCCGACATCGTCCCCATCTTCAGGTTCATCGGCGATGTGGCGGGCGTTAACGTCGTCATCCATCCCAGCGTGAAGGGCAAGATAACCCTGAAGCTCCTGAACGTGCCCTGGGACCAAGCCCTGGACATCGTCCTGGAGATATCGAATCTTGGGAAGTCCTTTGAGGACAACATCCTGAAAATCGCTCCCAACGAGGTCTTCACGAAGCAGAAGGAAGAGGAGGCCCGGCTCAAGGGCGCCCGCGTCAAGGCCGCCAGGCTGGTCCAGCATGCCATCCACCTCAAGCACATAGACGCCAACGACCTGGAGAAGCGCCTGCAGGAGTCCAAGGCCCTGAGCCCCCGGGGAACCGTGCGGATAGACGAGCGGACCAACACACTCATCGTCAACGACACGGAGGAGAACATAAAGGATATCCTGGAGCGCGAGGTCCCCTTCTGGGATACGCCGGAGCACGGCGTCCTTCAGGTGATGATCGAGGCCAAGATCGTGGAGGTCAGCACCAATACCACGCGGCAGCTGGGCATCCGCTGGGGCGGCTCCTTCGACGAGTCGGCCCTGGGCTTCACCAGCAACCCCACACAGGTGGATTTCTCCGTGAACACCCCCGTCAGAGCAGCGGGCCCCGCCGCAGTTGCCCCGGGCAGCATCATAAGCGTCGGCTATACGGACACCGTGTCGGTGAACCTTTCGCTGGAGGCCCTGGAGACCGTGAGCAAGGTGAGGAACCTGGCCAACCCCAAGGTCCTCACCATAGATAAGCAGCCGGCCTCCATCAAGCAGGGCGTGCAGATTCCCTTCTCCACGGTGAGCTCGGAGGGGACGAAGACCGAGTTTCAGGAGGCCACGCTCAGCCTGGAGGTCACCCCCGAAATCCAGCCCAACGGCATCCTCAAGCTCCAGGTGATGGCCAAGAACGACAGGCCCCAGCAGGTGGCCGACCAGACGGGCATCAACAAGCAGGAGATCAAGACGCAGGCCCTGGTGAAAGACGGCGAGACCCTCGTGCTGGGCGGCATCTACACCAGCACCGAGGAAGAGCAGATAGACCAGGTCCCCATCCTGGGGAGGATTCCCCTCTTGGGCTGGCTCTTCAAGGTCAAGCGGACCAACGTCAACCCCCGGGAGCTGCTTATCTTCATCACGCCGAAAATAGTGGGGGATGGGTAG
- a CDS encoding universal stress protein: MRIRKILCPVDFSEASGDAARYARDLAEHYGAQVVVIHVIYDIQADTGWYSLSVDTVELYRDMERAAREEFERFKKQYFEGFQDVQYVQLRGTPDEEIVNWAAHNGADLIVMGTHGRKGLDRVLFGSTASKVVRYAPCPVMTVRAPSGS; this comes from the coding sequence ATGCGGATAAGGAAAATCCTCTGTCCCGTCGATTTCTCCGAAGCATCGGGGGACGCCGCCCGGTATGCCCGGGACCTGGCCGAGCACTATGGTGCGCAGGTCGTGGTCATACACGTGATTTACGACATCCAGGCGGACACGGGCTGGTACTCCCTGAGCGTGGATACCGTCGAACTTTACCGCGACATGGAGCGGGCCGCCCGGGAGGAGTTCGAGCGCTTCAAGAAGCAGTACTTCGAGGGCTTCCAGGACGTCCAGTACGTGCAGCTCAGGGGAACGCCGGACGAGGAGATCGTCAATTGGGCCGCCCACAACGGGGCGGACCTCATCGTGATGGGCACGCACGGGCGCAAGGGACTTGACCGGGTGCTTTTCGGAAGCACCGCTTCAAAGGTCGTGAGGTACGCCCCCTGCCCGGTGATGACGGTGCGGGCGCCCTCCGGTTCGTGA
- the pilO gene encoding type 4a pilus biogenesis protein PilO, protein MALNVDTARLQKLPKAARIALEVAAVLVVLVPFIFLSILPKHKQIGALKQQISAQEKDIAKKQSMAAQLDELKAKNAELKAKLRELEEQLPEEKEISSLLRQVSDLGLESGLQILQWRPAQRRKHASGVVYEIPVKVSMKGSYHKLGTFFARLTRLNRIVNISNIQLGSPRLAGKEAELSIGFSAVTFTAVSEGGLAK, encoded by the coding sequence ATGGCGCTTAACGTGGATACGGCAAGGCTTCAGAAGCTCCCCAAGGCGGCGCGCATCGCCCTGGAGGTGGCCGCCGTGCTCGTTGTGCTGGTGCCTTTCATCTTCCTGAGCATCCTTCCCAAGCACAAGCAGATAGGGGCCCTCAAGCAGCAGATATCCGCGCAGGAGAAGGACATAGCCAAGAAGCAGTCCATGGCCGCGCAGCTCGATGAGCTGAAGGCCAAGAACGCCGAGCTCAAGGCGAAGCTCAGGGAACTGGAGGAGCAGCTGCCGGAGGAGAAGGAGATATCCTCCCTTCTGAGGCAGGTCTCGGACCTGGGCCTGGAATCGGGGCTTCAGATACTGCAGTGGCGGCCGGCCCAGAGGCGGAAGCACGCAAGCGGCGTCGTTTATGAGATACCGGTCAAGGTCTCCATGAAGGGCAGCTATCACAAGCTGGGCACCTTCTTCGCGAGGCTGACGCGCCTGAACCGCATCGTCAACATATCCAACATCCAGCTCGGGTCCCCGAGGCTCGCGGGGAAGGAAGCGGAGCTCAGCATCGGTTTCTCCGCCGTGACCTTCACGGCCGTCAGCGAAGGAGGTCTGGCCAAATGA
- the truB gene encoding tRNA pseudouridine(55) synthase TruB — protein MMPVHVVVNLDKPGGITSHDAVAKVKRSLRVKRAGHAGTLDPIATGVLLVCVGEATKVSRFLMDLGKEYLATLKFGERTDTLDSQGRVIERVEGMVVEREDVERVLRGFRGTVTQKPPMYSAVKVSGTALHKLARKGLDVQRPSRTVTIHDIRVEDMDFPFLTLRVSCSRGTYIRTLVDDIGRALGTVAHMTALRRTRVGSFRAEEAAGPGELPEKAEAMYSVDAALSHLQAVALGEKDYAAARHGRPVRAGEYGRYEDGQFLRLKGPGGALFAVGRAQEGLLRVERMLHLEGQG, from the coding sequence ATGATGCCAGTGCATGTTGTGGTCAACCTGGATAAGCCGGGGGGCATTACCTCCCATGATGCGGTGGCGAAGGTGAAGCGGAGCCTCCGCGTCAAGAGGGCCGGGCACGCCGGAACCCTCGACCCCATCGCCACGGGCGTGCTCCTGGTGTGCGTGGGAGAGGCCACCAAGGTGAGCCGCTTTCTCATGGACCTCGGCAAGGAGTACCTGGCCACGCTGAAGTTCGGAGAGCGCACCGACACCCTGGACTCTCAGGGCCGGGTCATCGAGCGCGTCGAGGGCATGGTGGTGGAGCGCGAGGACGTCGAGCGGGTCCTTCGGGGGTTCCGCGGCACCGTCACGCAGAAGCCCCCCATGTATTCGGCCGTCAAGGTCTCGGGCACTGCCCTGCACAAGCTCGCCCGCAAGGGCCTCGACGTGCAGAGGCCCTCAAGAACGGTCACCATTCATGACATCCGGGTTGAGGACATGGATTTTCCCTTCCTCACCCTCCGGGTCTCCTGTTCCCGCGGCACCTACATCCGCACCCTGGTGGACGACATCGGCCGCGCCCTGGGCACCGTGGCCCACATGACGGCCCTCCGCAGGACCCGCGTGGGAAGCTTCCGCGCCGAGGAGGCCGCAGGGCCCGGGGAGCTTCCGGAGAAGGCGGAGGCCATGTACTCCGTGGACGCCGCGCTTTCGCATCTTCAAGCGGTCGCCCTCGGCGAGAAGGACTACGCGGCGGCCCGGCACGGGCGGCCCGTCCGCGCCGGGGAGTACGGCAGATATGAGGACGGCCAGTTTCTAAGGCTCAAGGGCCCCGGGGGCGCTCTGTTTGCGGTGGGCAGGGCCCAGGAGGGCCTCCTCCGGGTGGAAAGGATGCTGCACCTGGAGGGACAGGGTTAA
- the pilM gene encoding type IV pilus assembly protein PilM — MLIKSRDTIGLDIGSSFLKVVQLKEKRNGYELEAFDMLPLPPELIVDGSIIDSLRLVEAVKEILKKARVKSKNCALGIAGHASVIIRRISLPEMSEEELSESIRFEAEQYVPFDLDDVNIDFQILGPKEEPGQMEVILVAVKKDIINEYLAVVRDAGLNAAVVDINSFALGNMYEINYEVEPGRNVALVNIGASTLNLNVLKGSTSIFTRDSSVGSNTHTEALQKEFDVTFENAERLKMGGAVQGVSSEEVQSVLSAASDEIAAEIARSLEYFRSAAAQEEVHEVVLSGGGALVKDFPQVLSQRVGLEVLIANPFKNVHVPGKFDVGYIEDVSCMAAVAVGLAIRRAGDR; from the coding sequence ATGCTTATAAAAAGTAGAGATACGATAGGGCTGGACATCGGGTCCAGTTTCCTCAAGGTGGTGCAGCTCAAGGAGAAGCGCAACGGCTACGAGCTGGAGGCCTTCGACATGCTGCCCCTGCCGCCGGAGCTCATCGTGGACGGCTCCATCATCGACTCCCTCCGCCTGGTGGAGGCCGTCAAGGAGATTCTGAAGAAGGCCAGGGTCAAGTCCAAGAACTGTGCCCTGGGCATCGCCGGGCACGCCTCGGTCATCATCAGGCGCATCTCGCTGCCGGAGATGTCCGAGGAGGAGCTCAGCGAGTCCATCCGGTTCGAGGCCGAGCAGTACGTGCCCTTCGACCTGGACGACGTCAACATCGATTTTCAGATCCTGGGCCCCAAGGAAGAGCCCGGGCAGATGGAAGTCATCCTGGTGGCCGTCAAGAAGGACATCATCAACGAGTACCTGGCCGTGGTGCGGGACGCCGGCCTGAACGCCGCAGTCGTGGACATCAACTCCTTCGCCCTGGGCAACATGTACGAGATCAACTACGAGGTGGAGCCCGGCCGCAACGTCGCCCTGGTGAACATCGGCGCCAGCACCCTGAACCTCAACGTCCTGAAGGGAAGCACATCCATCTTCACCCGGGACAGTTCCGTGGGCAGCAACACCCACACGGAAGCCCTTCAGAAGGAATTCGACGTCACTTTCGAGAACGCCGAGCGCCTGAAGATGGGCGGGGCCGTGCAGGGCGTCTCCTCCGAGGAGGTGCAGAGCGTCCTGTCGGCGGCCTCCGACGAGATAGCGGCCGAGATAGCGCGCTCCCTGGAGTACTTCAGGAGCGCGGCGGCCCAGGAGGAGGTGCACGAGGTGGTCCTCAGCGGCGGCGGCGCCCTGGTCAAGGACTTTCCCCAGGTCCTGAGCCAGCGGGTCGGCCTCGAGGTGCTCATCGCCAACCCCTTCAAGAACGTCCACGTCCCCGGCAAGTTCGATGTCGGCTACATCGAGGATGTCTCCTGCATGGCCGCGGTGGCCGTGGGTCTTGCCATACGGAGGGCCGGAGACAGATGA
- a CDS encoding energy transducer TonB: MVRLVEPPPEEAPPPPPLRQARPVVPGRIPPSPKEEPPPTVMRSPGGGTLKTPPREQPKSPPPPEAKRAAPKPEEAPPLPRGKKPAAAPKEATGKEAPAAEKPAPKEKMAQEEAARKAPEKKKEEKPPEKAPPGREWLFDPEILAKASNGPAQKSPPGQGDHAVTLSTEGFMYRGYMERLREKIEGVWVYPREAAERGVYGDLVIRFVIRKDGSLGSVKLVRTSGYDMLDRAAVKALRDAEPFWPLPDVWKEDSYTVTGHFVYSLYGIRLR, translated from the coding sequence GTGGTGCGGCTCGTGGAGCCGCCGCCCGAGGAGGCCCCGCCGCCCCCGCCGCTTCGTCAAGCCCGGCCCGTCGTCCCGGGCAGGATACCGCCCAGCCCGAAGGAGGAGCCCCCGCCCACGGTGATGCGCTCCCCCGGGGGCGGTACGCTCAAGACCCCACCCAGGGAACAGCCCAAAAGCCCTCCGCCGCCCGAGGCCAAGCGCGCGGCGCCGAAGCCCGAGGAGGCCCCTCCCCTGCCCCGGGGCAAGAAGCCGGCCGCCGCCCCGAAGGAGGCCACCGGAAAGGAAGCCCCCGCGGCGGAGAAGCCGGCACCGAAAGAGAAGATGGCGCAAGAGGAAGCGGCACGGAAGGCTCCAGAGAAAAAGAAGGAAGAGAAGCCCCCGGAGAAAGCCCCCCCTGGCAGGGAATGGCTTTTCGACCCCGAAATCCTCGCCAAGGCCTCCAACGGGCCGGCCCAGAAGTCTCCCCCCGGCCAGGGAGACCATGCCGTTACCCTGAGCACCGAGGGGTTCATGTACCGGGGCTATATGGAGAGGCTCCGGGAGAAGATAGAAGGCGTGTGGGTCTACCCCCGGGAGGCCGCCGAAAGGGGCGTTTACGGCGACCTGGTGATACGTTTCGTCATCAGAAAGGACGGCTCCCTGGGCAGCGTGAAGTTGGTGAGGACCTCGGGATACGACATGCTGGACAGGGCCGCCGTCAAGGCCCTCCGGGACGCGGAGCCCTTCTGGCCGCTGCCGGACGTCTGGAAGGAAGACTCCTATACCGTTACGGGGCATTTCGTCTATTCCCTTTACGGAATCCGCCTGCGCTGA
- a CDS encoding pilus assembly protein PilP: MRKLRAMAVLALLMALSAQALGTGAGAQSDSFEIRKDAYRYKSANKRDPFVSIVQAAKLKREKEASKGLFPLEEYDLSQMKVRAIIKDPRRHYALVTLPDGKSYTVTEGMSMGIHGGTVQRITLEKIVVREMVADYKGVVKPLDTVLRLRSEEVQ, encoded by the coding sequence ATGAGAAAGCTTCGGGCAATGGCCGTCCTGGCTCTCCTCATGGCCCTGAGCGCGCAGGCGCTGGGGACCGGCGCGGGAGCGCAGAGCGACTCCTTCGAGATCCGCAAAGACGCCTACCGTTACAAGTCGGCCAACAAGAGGGATCCCTTTGTCTCCATCGTCCAGGCCGCCAAGCTCAAGCGCGAGAAGGAAGCGTCCAAGGGCCTTTTCCCCTTGGAGGAGTATGACCTGAGCCAGATGAAGGTCCGGGCCATCATCAAGGACCCTCGGAGACACTATGCCCTGGTGACGCTTCCCGACGGGAAGTCCTATACGGTGACGGAGGGCATGTCCATGGGAATACACGGAGGCACCGTTCAGCGGATTACCCTGGAGAAAATTGTCGTCAGAGAGATGGTTGCCGACTATAAAGGAGTGGTGAAGCCGCTCGACACGGTACTGAGACTCCGCTCAGAGGAGGTACAATGA
- a CDS encoding PilN domain-containing protein encodes MIRVNLLPIKRKKKPKPVPTFIVAALFLALGAAILGVGASVFLGSRIEALEQQKKANARKIAELDKKIAEVKGYEKLNRTFTQRKHIIEQLRHNQSLPARVLDEMAQRLSNGVWLTAASISGNKVNISGVGFSNADIVNYVQSMKDSALFTNVTLLESVKATLSGVAAYKFKMTFGIVKETNGA; translated from the coding sequence ATGATACGCGTCAACCTTCTTCCCATCAAGAGAAAGAAGAAGCCGAAGCCCGTTCCCACGTTCATCGTGGCGGCCCTGTTCCTCGCCCTGGGGGCGGCCATCCTGGGGGTGGGCGCGAGCGTGTTCCTGGGCTCCAGGATAGAGGCCCTGGAGCAGCAGAAGAAGGCCAACGCCCGGAAGATAGCGGAGCTGGACAAGAAGATAGCCGAGGTCAAGGGCTACGAGAAGCTCAACAGGACCTTCACCCAGAGAAAACACATCATCGAGCAGCTCAGGCACAACCAGAGCCTCCCGGCCCGGGTCCTTGACGAGATGGCCCAGCGCCTCTCCAACGGCGTCTGGCTGACCGCGGCCAGCATCAGCGGCAACAAGGTCAACATAAGCGGCGTGGGCTTCTCCAACGCCGACATCGTCAACTACGTGCAGAGCATGAAGGATTCGGCCCTTTTCACCAACGTCACCCTGCTTGAGTCCGTCAAGGCGACGCTGTCGGGCGTTGCGGCCTACAAGTTCAAGATGACCTTCGGCATCGTCAAGGAGACCAATGGCGCTTAA
- a CDS encoding galactose-1-phosphate uridylyltransferase — MHELRKDPLIGRWVAVLGDSWEPGAYESLKRRTEEAAPCPLCPGGDSLEEVASLGAVRVVRSPAPVLFPHGDLGRRGVGMYDRMNSIGVTEIVIESPEHDRQTEDLGSEHMRTVIHMHRERMMAIGEDERIRYILVSKSVGVLAGSVNSHPHSQILAAPVIPLRIKTELDGAKEYYSYKDRCIFCDMRDEEARSGERVILETEHFMAFCPYASKFPFEFWVIPKRHTCAFRDITGQEVADLGGVMATLLGRMKTVLQGPSYSYVLHTAPNRIPRRNHWHTLGEDYHWHIEVAPRLLRASGFEWGSGFYVLNTSPEDAAGYLREG; from the coding sequence GTGCATGAGCTGAGGAAAGACCCCCTCATCGGCCGGTGGGTGGCCGTGCTCGGCGACTCCTGGGAGCCGGGGGCCTATGAGAGCCTGAAAAGAAGGACGGAAGAGGCGGCCCCCTGTCCCCTCTGCCCCGGCGGCGACAGCCTGGAGGAGGTGGCCTCGCTGGGGGCCGTGCGGGTCGTGAGAAGCCCCGCCCCGGTGCTTTTCCCCCACGGCGACCTCGGCAGGCGCGGGGTGGGCATGTATGACAGGATGAACAGCATCGGGGTCACGGAAATCGTCATCGAGAGCCCCGAGCACGACCGCCAGACCGAGGACCTGGGCAGCGAGCACATGCGCACGGTCATCCACATGCATCGCGAGCGCATGATGGCCATAGGGGAGGACGAGCGCATCCGCTACATCCTCGTCTCCAAGAGCGTGGGGGTCCTGGCGGGGTCGGTCAATTCCCACCCCCATTCGCAGATACTGGCCGCTCCGGTCATCCCCCTGAGGATAAAGACCGAGCTGGACGGGGCCAAGGAATATTACTCGTACAAGGACCGGTGCATCTTCTGCGACATGAGGGACGAGGAAGCCCGAAGCGGGGAGCGGGTCATTCTGGAGACCGAGCACTTCATGGCCTTCTGCCCCTATGCCTCGAAGTTCCCCTTCGAGTTCTGGGTCATCCCCAAGAGGCACACGTGCGCTTTCCGCGACATCACCGGCCAGGAGGTGGCCGATCTCGGCGGCGTGATGGCCACCCTCCTCGGGCGGATGAAGACCGTCCTTCAGGGGCCTTCCTACAGTTACGTTCTCCATACCGCTCCCAACCGGATTCCCCGGAGAAACCACTGGCACACCCTGGGGGAGGACTACCACTGGCATATCGAAGTGGCCCCCCGGCTCCTGAGGGCGTCGGGCTTCGAGTGGGGCTCGGGTTTCTACGTGTTGAACACCTCGCCGGAGGACGCCGCCGGGTACCTGAGGGAGGGATGA
- a CDS encoding type III pantothenate kinase codes for MSVLAIDIGNSSIRMGLPGAAFRAEAFPRAGREAQEWANLIRKFLGATVPAGAAVSSVVPELTGIFLQGVERVLGVRPLLVSYRDAGALLAFDLKEPEAVGMDRVAAAVAAAALLGPPVAVVDVGTATTVNFVTPARGGSSLGVYRGGAILPGVDLMARSLAEGTAQLPRVRPGRAGAAVGRDTKENILSGIIYGTAGAVEKVIEVAERETGEAYTVVVTGGAAGLVAPLLRRVDALEPWLTLKGLGLIYEKVQTCMS; via the coding sequence ATGTCCGTTTTGGCCATCGACATAGGGAATTCCTCCATCAGGATGGGCCTTCCGGGCGCCGCCTTCAGGGCGGAGGCCTTTCCCCGGGCCGGCAGGGAGGCGCAGGAATGGGCAAATCTGATAAGAAAATTTCTTGGCGCCACCGTCCCCGCAGGGGCCGCCGTCTCCTCCGTCGTCCCGGAGCTGACGGGGATTTTCCTCCAGGGGGTTGAGCGCGTTTTGGGCGTGCGTCCCCTGCTCGTAAGCTACAGGGATGCCGGGGCCCTTCTGGCTTTCGACCTCAAAGAGCCCGAGGCGGTGGGCATGGACAGGGTGGCCGCGGCAGTGGCCGCCGCGGCCCTCCTTGGCCCCCCGGTGGCCGTGGTGGACGTGGGGACCGCCACGACCGTGAATTTCGTAACCCCCGCGAGGGGTGGAAGCTCTTTGGGCGTCTACCGGGGAGGAGCCATCCTGCCGGGGGTGGACCTCATGGCCCGGTCCCTGGCGGAGGGGACCGCGCAGCTCCCCCGGGTGCGGCCCGGCAGGGCAGGCGCCGCGGTGGGCAGGGACACGAAAGAGAACATCCTCTCTGGTATCATATATGGGACGGCAGGGGCTGTGGAGAAGGTCATCGAGGTCGCGGAGCGGGAGACGGGAGAGGCCTACACGGTGGTTGTCACCGGAGGGGCTGCCGGCCTGGTGGCGCCCCTCCTCCGGAGGGTGGATGCCCTGGAGCCCTGGCTCACGCTCAAGGGGCTCGGACTCATCTACGAGAAGGTGCAAACGTGCATGAGCTGA